The window TGAATGCTGATTGCGGAGAGCTCAGAAATAGTGGATTTTCTATGATGATACTACCCAAATTAAGGACGATACTTAATTGAGTTTCCATATTTGGAAATTAATCATCTCCGGTCAATCCATCTATTTTAGGAAGGGGAACAAGGCTTccattacaaataataatatcaagGGAAGCACCAACATGATCGATAGATTTGAAAGTCTtatctttcaaattaaaccagATCAAACCGCATGAATCCCTTTCGTTTCTCACTATAACTTCATCCCCTCCGGTAGAATAAGCTATAGGAGAAGAGCATAACGGTCCAATAACATCCATTTCCGACAAAGAAAATAGTTTAGACCAAGACTTCTTAACTTCGTACTCCTTCATAATCCACACATTAACGGTATTGAATTCATCAGGGCGAACCacaaaacataaacatccaCCCAAAACACCTAAATCTTTGACATTTTCACACTTCCTTGTGTTTCCCTTGAAATCGGGCAAAGGCAATAAACCGGTCCATTGCTCTGAGCAAAGATTAAAGCCTCGAAGCCTATGTACGCCATTTTTATCATCGTAGAAAATCCAATGAACTATGTTGTTAACGAGTTCACCACGCTTATGCAATAACGCAAGCCTATCATCGCAAAACTCTTCTTTAGGAACTCCCCAACTTCCCCGTTTCAAGCTATAAACCATAACTTGTCTCTTACATAAAGAAAAACAACAACTTAGACGAGTCCCAACCAGATGACGAACCTTAAAGTCGACAATCCTAATGACTTTGTAATCACTAGTAATGCTATCAAAGCCAAACCCGAAACTAACACTACTTACAATCCCAACAGGCAAATCAGCACTTGGGAGTTTGTAGTAACTGTTAACTATCATAGGATTCCACAAAATAACCTCGTATAAGAAGCTACCGGTAAGAAAACAGATAGAATCACTAACAGTTTTTTGAACTGTTGCAATAAGACCATTGCAAGAGCCACACAATTGAACGTTAACACGGTTGGATTGAGGTGGTAACGAGAATGTGGTGCCTGCATCATCACCAAAGTTATCTGAGTTGTCTAAGAACAAGGGCACAAAACTCGAGGGGTGATTTCCGTGATTAGGGTCTATATACCCGGGTTTAAGAAAGCACCCGCGATTAAGAATGAGAAGGCGATCAGGGGAAATAGAATGTTTGAGGTGAAGGTTGCTGAAATAAGGGCTGGAGATGACAGAATACCATGTTTTCGAAACACATTTGAAGCGGATAAGCGATTTTACGGGTATAAATGCAAGGATCGAAGCGAGTATTTCTGTAGGAAGATTATCCATTTGTGTTGGTGTATCTGAAAATAAAAGAGTTGGAGTATATATAGGATGAGAAGAGGAAGAATAGGTCATCAAAAATGGGTGTGAACTGTACTTAGTAGGTGAAAATGGGGCAGTGTACTTAAATGGAGACAATAATCAAAGTCTTTAGTGGACCATACACCTATAATATCTTCCACAAGGATTCTCGTGTTTATGTCTATTGTAGATTGATCTATAATTCTTTTATAGGATTATCCAATAATTTTCGGGTcctatttaatttgcatttaaTAAGTTTTTGTATAAGTGTTTAAAATAGACATGAAGATCTGATTTTTACCCGACTTATCCTTTcaaaactaatttaaaattatgtaaaaatcaatgtggacaaAAGACCCGATCATAAAACGaccaaaaaacatttaaattgaaattgacACGATAATCCAAATGAAAACctcttaaattattttaggtTGTTGTATGCATTATTTCCTCTTTTAATAATTGTCATAGCTCTCTTAGTTAATTCAATTTACAAATTCAtttattcttaaaattttatataataatgacTCCACTTGATATACTAACTAGTAACTacaaatgagtattatttaaaaCTCTATCAAAAAAGCAAAGCAAAACatatctttataaaaaaatcttGGTTGACTTTTGCAAAGAAGATGAACAAAATTATTCAAACAAATTGCACCGTTCGTTGGCAAGTTGATCACCTGCATCTCAACATGCATGTATATTGTTCAATTGTTCACATGGCTGCTTGGTGGTATAATTATATAAGATAGTTCGAATTAACATTCAATTTGACTATTATAATTTTGTCTTAAATGTTATAACCTAGATAGACTTAAGCCTAAATTCCTCGGTGATTGTTGCTAGCTTTTGAATGCATTTCACATAAACTCGCAAATGGCTGCTAGGACATGTTCTTTCCCAACTTAGATTCAATTTTCACTTCAAATCTCAATTTCCCATATAGGAAGAACATGAGCTTCttaccctttttttttaatatatttctttAACTTGGTAATACTTATCTGGATACTAGAGGTCAGAGCCGATCATAAGGGTAGTTTTAAATTGCAATCACCTAAGCCCAGTTTATAAAAGGACCCAAATTGagttatttcttattattaaaatttaatttgtgcatAAATATCTTGTCATTATAAGATCTTAAATTTTTACATTTCTTTGACAATAATCATGTgatggaaaaaaataatcatatgatGCATAGTTGGAGAAGAAAAAAACGAAACTTTACTAATACAAAGTCTCTTTTTATGTTTCGCCTATAGtccaaaaattatcaaaaacaaCACTGCTAGAGGTTTTTATCTGCTAGAggttccatatatatatatatatatatatatatatatatatatatatatatatatatatatatatatatatatatatatatatatatatatatatatatatatatatatatatatatatatatatatatatatatatatatatatatatatatatatttatatatatatatatagtatatatatatatatatatatatatatatatatatatatatatatataaatatatttatatatatacatacatacatatatatatacatacatacatacatatatacatacatacatacatacatatatacatacatacatacatatatatatacatacatacatacatatatatatatacatacatacatatatatatacatacatacatatatatacatacatacatatatatacatacatacatatatatacatacatatatatacatacatacatatatatacatacatacatatatatacatacatatatatatatatacatacatatatatatatatatacatatatatatatatattatacatatatatatatatatacatatatatatacatatatatatatatatacatatatatatatatatacatatatatatatatatatatatacatatatatatatatatatatacatatatatataatatatatatatatatatatatatacatatatatatatatatatatacatatatatatatatatatatatatatatatatatatatatatatatatatacacatatatatacatatatacaatatatacatatatacatatatacatatatacatatatacatatatatatatatatatatatatatatatatatatatatatatatatatatatatatatatatatatatatatatatatatatatatatacatatatatatatatacatatatatatatacatatatatatatacatatatatatatacatatatatatatatatatatatatatatatatatatatatatatacacacacacacacacacacacacacacatatatatatatatatatatatatatatatatatatatatatatatatatatatatgtatatatatatatatatatatatatatatatatatatatatatatacacatatatatatatatatacacatatatatatatatatatatatatatatatatatatatatatatatatatatatatatatatatatatatatatatatatatatatatatatatatatgtagtatatacatatacatatatgtgtatatacacatatatatatatatatatatatacatatatatgtatatatatatatatatatatatatatatatatatatatacatatatatatatatatatatatatatatatatatatatatatatatatatatatatatatatatatatatatacatatatatatatatatgtatatatatatatatatatatatatatatgtatatatatatatatatatgtatatatatatatatatatatatgtagatatatatatatatgtatgtatatatatatatatatatatataatatatatatatatatatatatatatatatatatatatatatatatatatatatatatatacatatacatatatatatagatatacatacatatatatatattatacatatatatatatatatacatacatacatatatacacacatacatacatacatatatatacatacatacatatatatacatacatatacatatatatatatatatatatacatatatatatatatatatatatatatatatatacatatatatacatatatatatatatatacatatatatatacatatatatatatatatacatatatatatatatatatatatatatatatatatatatatatatgtatatatatatgtatatatatatatatatatatatgtatatatatatatatatatgtatatttatatatatatatatgtatatatatatatatatatatatatatatgtatatatatatatatatatatgtatatatatatatatatatatatatatatatatatataatatatatatatatatatatatatatatatatatatatatatatattatcgtgtgtgtgtgtgtggtgtatatatatatatatatatatatatatatatatatatatatatccatccatacaaacatacatatatacatacatacatacatatatatatacatacatacatacatacatacatatatacatacatacatacatatatatatacatacatatatacacacaaacatacatacatatatacatacatacatatatatacatacatgtacatatatatatatatacatatatatatatatacatatatagtatatatatacatatatatacatatatatatatatatacatatatttatacatatatatatatatatatatatatatacatatatatatatatatatatatatatatatatatatatatatatataaatatatatatatatatatatatatacatatatatatatatatatatgtatatatatatctatatatatatatatatatatatataatatat of the Amaranthus tricolor cultivar Red isolate AtriRed21 chromosome 6, ASM2621246v1, whole genome shotgun sequence genome contains:
- the LOC130814934 gene encoding F-box protein CPR1-like, yielding MDNLPTEILASILAFIPVKSLIRFKCVSKTWYSVISSPYFSNLHLKHSISPDRLLILNRGCFLKPGYIDPNHGNHPSSFVPLFLDNSDNFGDDAGTTFSLPPQSNRVNVQLCGSCNGLIATVQKTVSDSICFLTGSFLYEVILWNPMIVNSYYKLPSADLPVGIVSSVSFGFGFDSITSDYKVIRIVDFKVRHLVGTRLSCCFSLCKRQVMVYSLKRGSWGVPKEEFCDDRLALLHKRGELVNNIVHWIFYDDKNGVHRLRGFNLCSEQWTGLLPLPDFKGNTRKCENVKDLGVLGGCLCFVVRPDEFNTVNVWIMKEYEVKKSWSKLFSLSEMDVIGPLCSSPIAYSTGGDEVIVRNERDSCGLIWFNLKDKTFKSIDHVGASLDIIICNGSLVPLPKIDGLTGDD